One stretch of Pseudobacteriovorax antillogorgiicola DNA includes these proteins:
- a CDS encoding SCO family protein, whose product MNRFVNRFFLITFLLSLAACHNSKPHRELDFDESIRNLHQEEHHLHTSPKQDLPFVVHRNLDVVWDASHDDIIRLPSFSFTNQDKETISQETLKGRYVIANFFYMHCAGMCPLIMGNMKKIYQKIQNPNVVLLSHSLMPETDTPEKLKEFSTALGADERWQFVTGPKAAMYELARETYHADTSRGQESLGDNFRHGEHIYLIDPEGRIRGLYNGKNPAAVKALLADLSKLTCCTPNNPI is encoded by the coding sequence ATGAACAGGTTCGTTAATAGGTTTTTTCTGATCACATTTTTACTGTCTCTGGCAGCTTGCCATAATTCAAAGCCTCATCGGGAATTAGACTTTGATGAGAGTATTCGAAACCTTCATCAAGAAGAGCACCACCTACATACAAGCCCGAAGCAGGATCTCCCCTTTGTGGTCCACCGAAATCTCGATGTAGTTTGGGATGCAAGCCATGACGATATTATCAGACTGCCATCGTTTTCCTTTACCAATCAAGATAAGGAAACAATCTCTCAAGAGACTCTCAAAGGCCGATATGTGATCGCAAACTTTTTCTATATGCATTGTGCTGGCATGTGTCCTCTCATAATGGGCAACATGAAGAAGATCTACCAAAAAATACAAAACCCTAACGTGGTGCTGCTTTCCCACTCTCTAATGCCTGAAACAGACACCCCAGAAAAGCTCAAGGAGTTCAGCACCGCACTGGGGGCTGATGAGCGCTGGCAATTCGTCACGGGACCTAAGGCTGCAATGTATGAACTGGCTCGGGAAACCTACCACGCAGATACTAGTCGGGGCCAAGAAAGCCTTGGGGACAACTTCCGGCATGGAGAGCATATCTATCTGATCGATCCAGAGGGGCGTATCCGGGGTCTCTACAACGGCAAAAATCCGGCCGCGGTGAAAGCCTTGCTAGCTGACCTATCTAAATTAACATGCTGTACTCCTAACAATCCCATCTGA
- a CDS encoding toxin-antitoxin system YwqK family antitoxin — protein MKILLSFCIVFLLGAFEERLVKTDPEFSQKRGKLYYENQEFTGIQWEYRDDGTLQGSTSYKSGLRHGKAYRWHQNGILASDRTYLNGKKHGVHFAWHANGKKRFYYQFLKGVYQGDNWVWHSNGSKAEYFKFTDGRQSVHKKWRPEGKIFWNTVMASGKDWGLKGGRLCNPIQGDSNEQVR, from the coding sequence ATGAAGATATTACTGAGCTTCTGCATCGTCTTTCTCTTAGGGGCTTTCGAAGAGCGCCTTGTTAAAACGGACCCAGAATTTTCACAAAAACGAGGCAAGCTATATTATGAGAACCAAGAGTTTACAGGTATCCAATGGGAATATCGGGACGATGGCACACTTCAGGGCAGCACTTCCTATAAATCTGGACTACGTCACGGTAAAGCCTATCGTTGGCACCAAAATGGAATTCTTGCGTCTGATCGAACCTACCTCAATGGTAAGAAACATGGCGTCCACTTTGCATGGCATGCAAATGGTAAGAAGCGATTCTACTACCAATTTCTCAAGGGAGTCTATCAAGGTGATAATTGGGTCTGGCATAGCAATGGCTCGAAAGCCGAATACTTTAAATTCACCGATGGTAGACAGTCAGTTCATAAAAAGTGGCGTCCAGAAGGTAAGATCTTTTGGAATACTGTCATGGCATCAGGCAAGGACTGGGGCCTTAAGGGAGGCCGACTTTGCAATCCTATCCAAGGAGACTCCAATGAACAGGTTCGTTAA
- a CDS encoding class I SAM-dependent methyltransferase, producing the protein MHDSTWTQKLESAINARQTLLESPHTDCYRIYHGYDEGFPGVVIEAFNGVFVIDYKKDIEPDLSTISHYIDERFNPRIIISKGHQTLGKKLKDRFQVHKGSLEESPGYCHEEGVKFDIRVETPHNLGLYLDTRDARRWLRNHSKNRRILNLFAFTGSLGVSAALGGAKDVIHLDRSAELLPRLQKNYALNSLTWDQRSFLRGDIYKHLPRAIQSGQRFDGIILDPPPKVYGSPYAKERPRGQDFSQLVQLCSQLLSPDAWLMCFFHRFDKSWSESEEEVNVASGIDLHVEERLTSGIDFPESNPERKLRVSILRKPS; encoded by the coding sequence ATGCACGATTCCACATGGACTCAAAAACTAGAATCAGCGATTAATGCTCGCCAGACATTGCTAGAAAGCCCTCATACAGACTGCTATCGCATATACCATGGCTATGATGAAGGCTTTCCCGGAGTGGTCATTGAAGCGTTCAATGGCGTCTTTGTGATCGACTATAAAAAAGACATCGAACCAGACTTATCAACCATAAGCCACTATATTGATGAACGATTTAATCCAAGGATAATCATTAGTAAAGGCCATCAGACTCTCGGAAAAAAACTTAAGGATCGCTTCCAGGTACATAAAGGCAGCCTCGAAGAATCACCTGGCTATTGTCATGAAGAGGGGGTGAAGTTTGATATTCGGGTAGAGACTCCTCACAACCTTGGGCTTTATCTCGATACTCGTGACGCCAGGCGCTGGCTCCGCAATCATAGTAAAAATCGCCGTATACTAAACCTCTTTGCTTTCACAGGCAGTCTAGGGGTATCGGCTGCCTTAGGTGGTGCTAAGGATGTGATTCACCTGGACCGATCCGCAGAGCTTTTGCCTCGCTTGCAGAAAAACTATGCTCTCAACAGCCTTACTTGGGACCAGAGAAGCTTCCTGCGGGGAGACATCTACAAGCACCTTCCCCGAGCCATCCAATCAGGACAGCGATTTGATGGCATCATCCTCGACCCTCCACCAAAAGTTTATGGCTCCCCCTACGCGAAGGAGAGGCCTCGTGGCCAGGACTTCTCTCAGCTGGTGCAGCTTTGCAGCCAACTCTTATCTCCTGACGCTTGGCTGATGTGCTTCTTTCATCGCTTCGATAAGTCTTGGAGTGAGTCTGAAGAGGAGGTCAATGTAGCTTCTGGAATCGATCTCCATGTCGAGGAACGACTCACCAGTGGCATCGACTTTCCCGAATCAAATCCCGAGCGCAAGTTGCGTGTTTCCATCTTGAGGAAGCCATCATGA
- a CDS encoding chemotaxis protein CheW: MIGGSLFAIDMDWVDSVCELHRSDMKPLDNSYTEGVMFYHFRRIPVVKTANILDLDSETSRDTVPCVTLKVPHGLIGLPVDKIVKIEKDYSGEITPIYRSILSKPDIPFLGLIQTIHGNAIVIDFQAALPEDILVSVFNSMFCVKDVFASNFVFNLGAAEYYADQKLVSLPPFHFDPALSEDCETVDIYQQLKDSMDFVAGVVPHINEKRGILLADLYEATKILGSVFEERICMRDFKKGLDSRKEQFGAILDNLDRDMSIGDLQQITKRIKSILALVKISSF; this comes from the coding sequence ATGATAGGGGGATCGTTATTTGCTATCGATATGGATTGGGTAGATTCCGTATGTGAATTGCATCGCAGTGACATGAAACCATTAGATAACTCTTACACTGAAGGGGTCATGTTCTATCACTTTAGGCGAATTCCGGTAGTAAAGACAGCCAACATCCTTGACCTTGATTCAGAAACAAGTCGCGATACCGTACCCTGTGTAACGCTCAAGGTACCACATGGATTAATTGGGCTTCCCGTGGATAAGATCGTGAAAATCGAAAAAGACTATTCAGGAGAGATCACTCCGATCTACCGATCGATTCTGTCAAAACCAGATATACCCTTCTTAGGGCTGATTCAAACCATACACGGCAATGCAATCGTCATCGACTTTCAAGCGGCGTTACCTGAAGACATTCTGGTTTCGGTTTTCAACAGTATGTTTTGCGTCAAAGATGTGTTTGCTTCGAACTTCGTCTTCAATCTTGGTGCTGCAGAATACTATGCCGATCAGAAATTGGTGTCTCTACCGCCATTCCATTTCGACCCTGCTCTGTCTGAGGACTGCGAAACCGTAGATATATATCAACAGCTCAAGGATAGTATGGATTTTGTCGCTGGAGTGGTGCCTCATATTAACGAAAAGAGAGGAATTCTATTAGCAGACCTATATGAAGCGACCAAGATTCTGGGTAGTGTTTTCGAGGAGCGAATCTGCATGCGCGACTTTAAAAAGGGTCTAGACTCAAGAAAAGAGCAGTTTGGAGCTATTCTAGACAATCTCGACCGCGACATGTCCATCGGGGATCTGCAACAAATTACCAAAAGAATAAAGTCAATATTAGCACTGGTCAAAATTAGTAGCTTCTAA
- the xdhC gene encoding xanthine dehydrogenase accessory protein XdhC: MLETQRKLLRLLEDQVDCIEVTVTDVRVSAPQNVGAKMLVTRNGLVAGTIGGGQLEAHGLRHAQSMLADEFIGSQALTWNLKKDLGMTCGGIVSLFFESHRTRSWPIAIFGAGHVAQAVVRCLLPLNCQITCFDDRQEWLDAMPRAENLLLRNLSLSYEQIFSDLPQQCFVLAMTKGHKFDFPVLKLALSQNDRFPFVGVLGSRSKAVVLKRELLGAGVTEQQCQQLVCPLGLDIGSRDPAEIAISIAAQLIYRKDRLQADRATEHNRRSRNGDGAELWTAPPD; encoded by the coding sequence ATGCTTGAGACCCAAAGAAAATTGTTGCGGCTCCTTGAAGATCAAGTCGATTGCATCGAGGTTACCGTAACCGATGTCCGCGTGAGCGCCCCGCAAAATGTTGGAGCTAAGATGCTGGTGACGCGGAATGGTTTGGTGGCTGGTACCATTGGGGGTGGTCAGCTGGAAGCTCATGGCTTACGCCACGCTCAGAGCATGCTGGCTGATGAGTTTATAGGAAGCCAGGCCCTGACTTGGAATTTGAAAAAGGACTTAGGCATGACCTGCGGCGGTATTGTGAGTCTTTTTTTTGAGTCACATCGAACCCGAAGCTGGCCGATCGCTATTTTTGGAGCAGGCCATGTCGCTCAGGCCGTTGTACGCTGTCTTCTGCCACTCAATTGCCAAATCACCTGTTTTGACGATCGTCAAGAATGGTTGGATGCGATGCCCCGCGCTGAGAATCTATTGCTCAGGAACCTATCGCTGTCTTATGAACAAATATTTTCTGACCTTCCTCAGCAGTGCTTTGTATTAGCGATGACGAAGGGGCATAAATTTGACTTTCCTGTTCTCAAGTTGGCCCTATCACAAAACGATAGATTTCCTTTCGTTGGAGTGCTTGGGAGTCGTTCTAAAGCCGTTGTTTTAAAGCGAGAGCTGCTCGGGGCAGGTGTAACTGAGCAACAATGTCAGCAATTGGTTTGTCCTCTAGGTTTAGATATCGGTAGTCGCGATCCAGCAGAGATTGCCATCAGTATTGCTGCCCAGTTAATTTACCGCAAAGATCGCCTTCAGGCTGATCGTGCTACGGAGCACAACAGGAGGTCGCGAAACGGTGACGGTGCCGAGCTTTGGACAGCTCCTCCCGACTGA
- a CDS encoding cryptochrome/photolyase family protein — protein sequence MTNPLGIILGNQLFPLQQVKALPCKRFFMAESEELYKYFSPHKQKVAHCFAAMRSYRNELEQAGFEVFYIGAGSEQSQIPFTLALETVVDDLGADHVHMFEIEDKFFERRILDWAKDQDIAVQFQPSPMFIANRDDFKSYLKSSKRPFMKTFYESQRRKTGLMMTGDEPEGGQFSYDTENRKKLPSSYSPPRHWQRSEGPHDEAVIDFISKSLDAHPGTLHTLLWPTTRKESLKLLDHFIKLKLEGFGPYQDAIDPSDPYHYHSLISVALNTGLLLPQEVCDRVAKAKAPLASREGFIRQVLGWREFVRGIYQNYESKLYEGNHWNHKRKLGPAWYCGDLGIPPVDDAIKKALDTGYCHHIERLMILANIMNLCQIDPKDVYRWFMEMFIDSSDWVMAANVFGMGLMSDGGIFATKPYISGSNYILKMSHYKKGPWCDIWDGLYWQFIDRHQDYLSKNARMGFMVKQLGRISDDRKKTIYSAADHFLKDLDKGS from the coding sequence ATGACGAACCCACTTGGCATCATATTGGGCAATCAATTATTTCCTTTGCAGCAGGTAAAAGCCTTGCCCTGCAAAAGGTTTTTTATGGCCGAAAGCGAGGAACTCTACAAATATTTTTCCCCCCATAAACAGAAGGTGGCCCACTGTTTTGCAGCCATGCGCAGTTATCGCAATGAACTGGAACAAGCTGGCTTTGAGGTTTTCTACATCGGTGCGGGTTCAGAACAAAGCCAGATTCCATTCACTTTGGCACTTGAGACTGTTGTTGACGATCTCGGTGCCGACCACGTTCATATGTTCGAGATCGAAGACAAGTTTTTCGAACGGCGCATCTTGGATTGGGCTAAGGACCAAGATATCGCTGTTCAATTTCAGCCGAGCCCGATGTTTATCGCAAACCGTGATGATTTCAAATCTTATCTCAAATCCTCAAAGCGGCCCTTTATGAAAACCTTCTATGAAAGCCAGCGTCGAAAAACTGGTCTGATGATGACTGGCGATGAACCGGAGGGAGGTCAATTTTCCTATGACACTGAGAACAGAAAAAAGCTGCCCTCGTCATATAGCCCGCCGAGGCACTGGCAACGCTCTGAAGGGCCCCATGACGAAGCTGTTATAGATTTTATTAGCAAGAGCCTAGACGCACACCCGGGCACCCTCCACACATTGCTTTGGCCTACCACACGTAAGGAATCTCTCAAGCTTTTAGATCATTTCATAAAGTTGAAACTGGAAGGTTTCGGGCCTTACCAAGATGCCATCGACCCTTCAGACCCTTATCACTATCACTCCTTGATCTCAGTTGCACTCAATACGGGTCTTTTACTTCCTCAAGAAGTATGTGATCGAGTCGCTAAAGCCAAAGCGCCTCTCGCCAGCCGTGAGGGCTTTATACGGCAGGTTCTGGGCTGGCGTGAATTTGTTCGTGGCATCTATCAAAACTATGAGTCAAAACTCTACGAAGGCAATCATTGGAATCACAAACGCAAGTTGGGACCCGCATGGTATTGTGGAGATTTGGGTATTCCACCGGTGGATGATGCTATAAAAAAAGCTCTCGATACCGGCTACTGCCACCACATCGAACGCCTCATGATTCTCGCTAATATCATGAATCTTTGTCAAATAGACCCGAAGGACGTGTACCGCTGGTTCATGGAGATGTTTATCGATTCGAGCGATTGGGTGATGGCGGCCAACGTTTTTGGAATGGGTCTTATGAGCGATGGCGGAATCTTTGCGACCAAGCCATACATCAGTGGCTCCAACTATATCTTAAAAATGAGCCACTACAAGAAGGGGCCTTGGTGCGATATCTGGGATGGTCTCTACTGGCAGTTTATTGATCGCCACCAGGACTATCTTTCAAAGAATGCCCGGATGGGATTTATGGTGAAACAGCTTGGAAGAATTAGCGATGATCGCAAAAAAACAATCTATAGCGCCGCAGACCACTTCTTGAAAGACTTGGATAAAGGGAGCTAA
- a CDS encoding YHYH protein, which yields MNLCKNIFLFEAIFFISLFSFACGTSLDSLTSEESTTSGTDTSSETDTTTSSNEAGDDTSETDTETSNSVTCYGDEGSIDSDVPDWIKNNFACATIYLSTEDGTDYVVIETDNLPNHASPYWGVDSPYYEAIPDGNTQQNFDFVEQDIVFKFRVTPSERSSPASSFAGVVGIALNGVAMYSGESSTGSLDDELSTLDAGMGHSTGGGYIYHYHGEPRKFESYETSLLGVMVDGYPIYGPLEEDGSSPGTGDYPALEADTYGHTHATEDFPDGIFHYHITAWDSSSALATGVPLMPTYLHGRASPSQVSN from the coding sequence ATGAACTTGTGTAAGAATATCTTTCTGTTTGAGGCTATCTTTTTTATCAGTTTGTTTAGCTTCGCTTGCGGAACGAGCCTCGATAGCCTCACTAGCGAAGAAAGCACAACCAGCGGCACAGATACTTCCAGTGAAACAGACACCACCACTAGTAGCAATGAAGCAGGTGACGATACCTCGGAAACAGATACTGAAACCTCCAATTCAGTTACCTGCTATGGTGACGAAGGTTCTATTGATAGCGACGTTCCTGACTGGATAAAGAATAACTTTGCCTGCGCTACCATCTACTTAAGCACAGAAGATGGAACCGATTATGTAGTTATTGAAACGGATAACCTCCCCAACCATGCCTCACCTTACTGGGGTGTCGACAGCCCCTATTATGAAGCAATTCCTGACGGTAACACCCAGCAAAACTTCGACTTTGTTGAGCAAGATATTGTCTTTAAGTTTCGCGTGACCCCCTCAGAACGTAGCAGCCCCGCTTCATCCTTTGCCGGTGTCGTTGGGATCGCCTTAAACGGGGTAGCAATGTACTCTGGGGAATCGAGTACCGGGAGTTTGGATGACGAACTATCCACCTTAGACGCTGGTATGGGCCACTCCACTGGTGGAGGCTATATCTATCACTACCATGGTGAACCAAGAAAGTTCGAAAGCTACGAAACTTCACTTCTGGGCGTTATGGTAGATGGCTACCCCATCTATGGACCCTTAGAAGAAGACGGCTCAAGCCCTGGCACCGGTGATTACCCGGCTCTCGAAGCTGATACCTACGGCCACACCCATGCGACTGAAGACTTTCCCGATGGTATATTTCACTATCATATAACAGCTTGGGATAGTTCGTCCGCCTTGGCTACAGGTGTACCTCTGATGCCAACCTACCTCCATGGCCGAGCCAGTCCAAGCCAGGTGAGTAACTAA
- a CDS encoding zinc-dependent metalloprotease yields MKLLTIYFMVFLCLSCVKKRPVEEYQDFDGNRWNKATFLTKKPWLYRVTLVNNGLNSTFGFVGMQSEARLGFFEFTQDELRFLAPKTDFTDGPNTEGVINSWSIQHTEIYRKEVNGRKSNVESENNEIPWFEKSQFKVNWESAVVRERASFPFSLDESCWQVVNRKPVEGSQEVSPEHIAFTVAVDYLIDENCIGYREYYNQDFTITIHYKYSFMPDPGTEGYDPYVYTGENDPLMDKYGYFNTSFLGYDSQRRPQNKFFMNRWHPEKTHTFYFTKDFPEEHKWIYTDSEVGVFPRTNKVFADAGLKIRFEIADAPEDVKFGDVRYSFIHFVDQPDLSAPLGYGPSTAHPYSGEIISANSVIWTNDLKFYVQRVKEYQERQENRATVSPVYRKMTEILGEEPASWSQSSAFLGSNGEAFRYSLPEFTYELPGTGFAGREVEFSFDTLDRAIQLGGMDNFDQSFQARLNSSREILTDLDEFKKTREYFDNPRLSTRYDLDEKIFAGLIQTPIEDEKKVIDDILYRVAIHEFGHNLNLRHNFYGSVGAGIDQAQNLAQPRASNSVMDYLTLQDELNQPYDWEPYDRAALVYSYSSGQVDPAKDRPAPYLFCTDHHTLFNPLCNRFDRGATPTQIVESMIESYDDNYWLRNFRYGRAYWQTGSYGRRIFSTMYDLKKMVRFYDQAWQPNTLDQVLGNFGLEAEERTTLGNSMRADALQAVKMVASFYGSIIAQASSDRPFSDSYDPATGALTQIGITDDKIYAALFLMGEDAFPLDPNRGTTVFSLASLAENDTQLQGFVRQALKDAFVDGGDMYSGYDGLIRRMFALTAAGRFELTGETAEMDRMQVRCYTLANFNSRFSPANPLGEGVNQIPVPAAVTEYAGEANVAALRIADTVFTAGANGNDLAFEVVNGGDKIGARELHRLYERLVYDRLTATCESGS; encoded by the coding sequence ATGAAGCTTTTAACTATATATTTCATGGTCTTCCTATGCTTATCATGTGTTAAAAAAAGACCTGTTGAAGAGTATCAGGATTTTGATGGCAATCGCTGGAACAAGGCGACCTTCCTAACGAAAAAGCCGTGGCTCTATCGTGTGACCCTTGTCAATAATGGCTTGAATTCGACATTTGGATTCGTGGGCATGCAAAGCGAGGCTCGTCTGGGGTTCTTTGAATTTACCCAAGACGAATTGCGCTTTCTAGCTCCCAAGACTGACTTCACTGATGGACCCAATACGGAAGGGGTGATCAACTCATGGTCGATCCAGCACACAGAGATTTACCGAAAAGAGGTCAATGGCCGCAAGAGCAATGTAGAGAGCGAAAACAATGAAATACCATGGTTTGAGAAGAGCCAGTTTAAGGTGAACTGGGAGAGCGCAGTTGTTCGAGAGCGGGCAAGCTTTCCTTTTTCCCTCGACGAGTCCTGTTGGCAAGTCGTGAATCGTAAGCCAGTGGAAGGTAGTCAGGAGGTCAGTCCTGAGCATATCGCCTTTACTGTCGCCGTTGACTACCTAATTGACGAAAACTGTATAGGCTATCGCGAATACTATAACCAGGATTTCACAATCACCATTCACTATAAGTATTCATTTATGCCTGATCCAGGAACTGAAGGTTATGATCCCTACGTATATACAGGTGAAAATGATCCTTTGATGGACAAATATGGCTATTTTAATACCAGTTTCCTGGGCTATGATTCCCAGAGACGCCCTCAAAATAAGTTCTTCATGAATCGTTGGCATCCAGAAAAGACTCATACCTTCTACTTCACCAAAGACTTTCCTGAGGAGCATAAATGGATCTATACGGATTCAGAGGTGGGTGTATTCCCGCGGACGAATAAAGTCTTCGCAGATGCTGGACTAAAGATTCGTTTTGAAATCGCTGATGCCCCTGAGGATGTGAAGTTCGGTGATGTCCGTTACTCTTTCATTCACTTTGTCGATCAGCCAGATCTATCAGCACCTCTGGGATATGGGCCATCCACTGCTCACCCCTATAGTGGCGAGATTATTTCGGCTAACTCAGTAATCTGGACAAACGATCTAAAATTCTATGTCCAAAGGGTTAAGGAATATCAAGAGCGACAAGAAAATCGAGCTACTGTCTCTCCGGTTTATCGCAAGATGACTGAAATTTTAGGGGAAGAGCCTGCGAGCTGGAGTCAAAGCTCCGCATTTTTAGGCTCAAATGGGGAGGCCTTTCGATATAGTCTCCCTGAATTCACCTATGAATTGCCCGGTACCGGGTTTGCGGGTCGTGAGGTGGAGTTTTCCTTTGATACATTGGATCGGGCCATTCAGCTCGGGGGCATGGATAACTTTGATCAGAGCTTCCAAGCTCGCCTCAATTCCTCTCGGGAGATTTTAACTGATCTTGATGAATTTAAGAAAACAAGAGAATATTTTGATAACCCTCGACTTAGCACTCGATATGATTTAGATGAGAAAATCTTTGCAGGTTTGATTCAAACTCCCATTGAGGACGAAAAGAAGGTTATTGATGACATCCTCTACCGGGTCGCGATCCATGAGTTTGGTCATAACCTCAACCTTAGGCATAATTTCTACGGTAGCGTCGGAGCAGGGATCGATCAGGCTCAGAATCTGGCGCAACCCAGAGCGTCCAACTCGGTCATGGACTATCTTACCCTTCAGGATGAGTTGAATCAGCCTTATGACTGGGAGCCCTACGATCGTGCAGCATTAGTTTACTCTTACAGCAGTGGGCAAGTTGATCCAGCTAAGGATCGTCCGGCACCATATTTGTTCTGCACAGACCATCATACCTTGTTCAATCCACTTTGCAATCGTTTCGATCGGGGAGCAACACCAACTCAGATTGTGGAATCTATGATTGAAAGTTATGACGATAACTACTGGCTTAGAAATTTTCGCTATGGCCGTGCCTATTGGCAAACTGGTTCTTATGGACGACGCATTTTTTCAACGATGTATGACCTCAAAAAAATGGTCCGCTTCTATGATCAAGCTTGGCAGCCTAATACCCTTGATCAGGTCCTAGGTAATTTTGGGCTTGAGGCTGAAGAGCGTACCACCCTTGGTAATAGCATGAGAGCTGATGCATTGCAGGCTGTGAAAATGGTGGCTAGTTTTTATGGCAGTATCATTGCCCAGGCTAGTAGCGATCGACCTTTTAGCGACTCCTACGATCCGGCTACCGGCGCCTTGACCCAGATTGGCATTACAGATGACAAGATCTATGCAGCATTGTTTTTGATGGGGGAGGACGCGTTCCCCTTAGATCCTAACCGTGGGACTACGGTTTTCTCTCTTGCTTCTCTGGCAGAGAACGACACGCAGCTGCAAGGATTTGTTCGGCAGGCGCTGAAAGATGCATTTGTGGATGGCGGAGATATGTACTCAGGTTATGATGGTCTGATTCGCCGGATGTTTGCCTTAACAGCCGCAGGCAGGTTTGAACTCACTGGAGAGACGGCAGAAATGGATCGCATGCAAGTTCGATGCTATACTCTGGCTAACTTTAATAGTCGCTTCAGCCCAGCGAATCCTCTTGGTGAAGGGGTCAACCAGATTCCCGTTCCAGCTGCTGTTACTGAGTATGCAGGTGAGGCTAACGTCGCGGCTCTTCGAATTGCCGATACTGTATTTACCGCTGGAGCGAACGGTAATGACTTGGCTTTTGAAGTTGTCAATGGAGGAGACAAGATTGGTGCTCGTGAGCTTCATCGTTTATACGAGAGGCTTGTTTACGATCGTCTCACCGCGACTTGTGAGTCTGGGTCATGA